Sequence from the Microplitis demolitor isolate Queensland-Clemson2020A chromosome 2, iyMicDemo2.1a, whole genome shotgun sequence genome:
CCAATTTGCGTTGCCGCCATGGCAAACTACGACTGGCCTCGACTTTGGTCGTCCATCATCCGCACTCTACGTGTCAAGTCCATCAGCCGCGCCCACATCAGCAATGTTCGAGACGATGACTAAATTCATGAAAGATGAATTTAGTAAGTTACATGCTCGTATTGACCGTGCCATAAGTCACCGTCCGGCAGTCACGTCACTATCATCTGGGACATCAAGATTCGACATCCAGTGGATGGAACGCATCGATGAAAAATTAGAGGACCTTCAAATTGTCATCCAGACCAACACTGATCAAGTCGCGGAGCTGAAAGAACAACTTGATTCTTTAAAATCGTCATCAACTGCTCAAGGATCAGGTGCTACTGCTCACCTCACGGCTCAACTTCAACAACTAAATGAGCAAGTCCAGCGAAGCCAGGAGATGAttgcaaatattaaattgccaAGCCCCGAAGAACTTGCCAAGAAAATCCAGGCGATCAACTCGCAAACGCAACGGACCGTTACCGATATCAGTTGTCAGACCACAACGACCTTAGCCACAACCTCTACTCCAGTCAAAGTAGAGTATGACATCGGAATCACGCCAAACAACAAAGCGGTGTTGCCATTACTGGCTCAACAAGCTTCTGCTTGCGGTCCGAATCCAGGACTCAAGATCCGCGATGGTGCATACCAACGTCCACCGCCGGAAAATGCCAGATTTCCACCATCATCACTGCTTGCTAGGCGAATGTCTCGCCAAGAGCTATCGGAAAGGGAAGTTTTGACACTACGAGCTTCGGGAGCCATTTCCAAAGACATTAAAACGAAGATCCAGATGGTAACGTTCGCCAATTCGTTACCGTATTCGCAGACAGCTCCAGCGCCAAGGTATGAGGTTCCATTGCAACCTACAGAGgcttataaacaatttttgtctgGCTTACCACCTACTCCAGCATCAAACTCCATCGCAGCCACAACAGATCCAACACCACAAGTTGTGATCCATAATGGTATTCACTTTCTGGATTACACAAGTTTCTGTAAAGCAATtgagaaaatttgtgtcacTGTCAAGCCTCGAATATGCCATACCGAATTGAGGGAATCATGGACACAGACGGTAACGACTCAAGCCCAGTCGTTGTTCATCTCCAATGCGTGTCAGAATTGTCGGCAACGAGACCACAAAATTGCCGAATGTCAATTACCATGGCGACCCGACATGTGCCATGTTTGCTATCAGGACCAAGTGACGACGGCAACGTGCTTCCGTCCACACGACAAGAACTACAAAGACTATATTCGGGGACGTTGTCAAGGCTGTGGCATCCCAAGCCAATTATTTGACCCACACTGCAACTTTTGTAATCGCAGATACCCGGGGTACAAAGATTGGATCTCAACGAAGTACACTCCGGAGGACATTGAGCGCTTCCATCGTAGTCACCTGCGCGCTACCAAGAAactagaataaaatatcttacgtTACCGATTTAGACTGTAAACCTAAAtaaacacacatacatattCTCATACTCAtctcattaattcattttattattgttgccaattgtaataattttcaattacagcTTCGAGTCCAGTAGCAGTTggtagcagaaaaaaaaaaaaaaaaaagaaaaaaaaaaatttttttttactattctttCTTTACAGCCCAGAGGCTGTaggaaacaaatatttaaaattatatttttatttttattgtatattttatttttttagttcgtaagttgtaaaaatttccGGATCCAGATCGAGGTCCCAGGATCGAAGTGGGATTGAGATTAGAGTGGCTGGACTTGGAATTTAAGTCACAATACTCCTAGCGGCTTGCGATcgctttcaaaattatttttttactggcaATATACTTGCATAGCTGGCGATCGACTCGCATTTTAAACACTCAGATTCACTGGCAATATACTTGCACAACCGGCGATCGACTCGCACttcaagtttaaaattcatactggcaatctacttgcattACTAGCGATTAACtcgcaaaatttttgaaacttgcAATTTCAAGCGATTTATTCGCActgctgtaaataatttaatgtaaataatttaatgtacatatttttttttttaactattgtaTAAGAATCactggcaatctacttgcacatctggcaatctacttgcatatctggcaatttacttgcatctCTGGCGATCTACTCGCAATATTTTCAGACAACCTAGACAAGAGGTCAAAAGGGTAACCTTGGCTTAGTGGGGGggattgagacaatgtgaattgtcttcgtcgtcctcagccttgcggttcccatttgTCCCGTCTTCTCGTCGTCTGAAACTAcccaagtcatagtgccgtggtcacatgactaattttcacatcgacgcatgaccgtaagggtgaagtggggacagagttcagcggcaagtcccagaccctcaattatcggttagacaattcagacttcgatcttggatctattagcgtctagacgtattcgaatattctaatttaattaaatattagccggcaatttacttgcattatattcatttattatttaatttacttattatactttacatctaactggcaacttagcttgcgatttcattatatatcatatattcttattattatttgagactaaggcatatttaatttaagttcattagtacgttaccgctgatacatttgtagtatcagcgtattaattataaaatataaaatcagtgtattctTTGATATTAACAACCAACGCTTTCTACGTGGCCATCCATTGTTCGGACCACCTAAATTGTATTGTTCAgcgacatttattgtaagtaattgagaattattatgactggcaataaacttgcatattttctgtataacttcatattctatctactaccttttagtcatatcctaaatcactggtaaaattatttaataagacataATACTGATTGACTAAGTTAtatacgataaataaattaattataaggaataatttataaataataagccgtgaggtaagttaacagaattttatatacgttgccgagtttgaataagtgcgggtccttgctttgcaagaactctagcccattgctctgtcccaaataaaataaaatttgttagaggccagcctaagccagggttcaacccgcgaattctggtggctgctggtaaaaatcgcgaaatgaaaagcggtttgtctcaatatatatatacacgcttgtgaaaattagagctcttaatattaacattaagaggttccgcactgcacttttctatttcccataagaataacatggaaacaattttttttgcgtcttctgatttttataactagctaacgatgcgCCGTAAGAAAAATCTGCAGATAAAATTGTGTAgagaattgaatgctctacaaaaaaagtctcttattattttttgataaatccatctgtttaaaagttatcgGAGCTTAAAGtctaatttatagtaaattttgagatctttttactttttcggcgaaactatcagacttattacaaaatgtCACAGTATCtcttttgtagacaattttattccttacaaataaccttttataaagttttttgaaattccgcattgGTTTCTAGTTATtcccattttaatgccaatcttctaaaatcgatcagagcactcctttttttaagagctaggttttaaaatagtaataactagaaaacaatgcggaatttttaaaaactttatagaAGGTAATTTGtgaggaataaaattgtcaacaaaacAGAGTCTGTGACATTCTGTGATTACTccgatagtttcaccggaaaaatAAGAAgatcttaaaatttactataaatttgacttcaagctccaataactttggaacagatggatttatcaaaaaatgataagagactttttttgtagagcattcaattctctacaaaataatatatgcaGATTTTTTCTACGGCACGTCGTTAGCTAGTTATGAAAATCAGAatacgcaaaaaaaattgttttcatgttattcttataggaaatagaaaagtgcaatgcggagcctcttaatgttaatattaagaactCTAATTTTCGCAGGCgtctttttatatctaaatgaaacttttgaacctgtttccgagcagaaaagaaaatttattttttgaaacgcTCTAATATAATGTGACGTTATTTCTCGTATGGGgttcaaatcaaagtgaacgtcacaaacaccaactgattttaatgtttttacgagcatggtaactcaagacttagaatttagcgtacaggtattaacgatttcgatacagatttttgatcaagttatagtttaagaatttaatatggagtaacgttgAGCTACAGTTATtggttttgttaagaaaaattatagtaaaaatttagaattagaattatgaattaaatataaaatatggcTTGAGATTCAAAGtttgagataataataaagtttgagttttagtttacagttttagaattttgagtatgtgaagaagtcagtgttaccgtggagcgggacttgaattagtcacccggtatcattTGATGATAGAACttagttctatccctatgaaacttcttggtagattgcagaggtctagctgacATGCTAGTGCTCCAGTATataaggaatctgatggatgcagatcgggatcagtttttgagttttggtttggcaggcctcaacagaaattttgtgaccgttgctgttgtggaagccatttggtcattttttattattttgtctgacaggcctcagaggacaagccatgaccacttgtaccgttaaggaagtcataggtcacttagttttaagttttacgatcccagctgaagtctgttccaaGAGAacaactaccaaggatattCATACCCAGAGTAAGGTTTCgtgagtacgtttggtgaggtataagcctccagttatcgatatagtagagtttgggaattgatttatggattcagaatatagaggtcagttatagataatgataagatttagtttgagATTTTGGATTTTGATTATTGAGAAAAGAGGAGTCGAAGGGATACCTTTGAAGAGTATGGACGTGAGCATTGAGCTTTGGTCGCTCGAtgcgagcagacgtgtccagtAATGGCGTTACAGTATCATGGCATAgcggaaagctacagattCAGATaattgttacagaagtattatttaaaatagtgtAAGACGTTACTTGATATTTCattcatcagtaatcaggtatgaaataattattataattattaataatgaattgagTTCGAGCCAGAGTCTTGAGATATCATACTACTGTTTTAATCAAAGAGAAGATTTAAGAGctgagagaattatgagaatattgttacagtttagagtaatgttcacgatttattgttaatattattttataaaataattataagaaatatgttcCGTTATTGAATGAATTGTTgactaattgacgtcaatattaaatccatgtacgttagttttactagttttgtgaaagagaatgttctagaatatcggttttataatttatcgttctggtttactgaatattagttgattgttatttagctctagtaattaatcaatttatttctaatgtATCGATACTCATCatttagatgtcaatttactttttgttaagattaattttattatcagtaGATTTAGTATTTTGTTATAGAGAAGAATTATTTGTACGATGCAACAGTATTTTGCTAATTGTTAAATAGAGATTtgagattatttgttgtttaataaaaattgcaaattcactcATAATCTAtatgaatttggaatgatgtaacccggaccactcccactctccataaacctacacactgagcgatACCATGTCATACCGTAACTCTGCTTTTAATTTTCCAGTCTCTGgttttgtttttgcttatGAATTCTGAgcatttttgttttagttttagttttttttatttaggcgtggttttggtgataattccacagattaaaaattatccagttttttatttatccgtGGTTTGgagatagttccacagatcacaaatttatctaattcttaagatttactggtttggtaATTCCAgcgataaaaattacctggcgccctgtTAGTATTGAGACTGGAAGCTAAAGGCAGAAAACGAAGTTGTAGCGCAAAGTTTAGCGTATTAATATACCTCAGATGTTtgtcgttataatatatatacaatagggTGGGCCGAAGaaaagaactaatttttttttctttagttaccgtggaaatattgttgaagatgacgaaacaaaaattctaataacgTTTGAGctctcaatattaataataagaggTGGCGCTtcgtgatttttgatttccgattgaaataacatggaaaaaaaattttttttttaccttggCAATGGCTATTCGTACGAATAAGCTCAgcatatattattataggaaattcaatgctctacaaaaaaagtcatttatcattttttgataaatccatctgttcaaaagttattggagctcgaAGTCAAATTATAGTACATTTTGAGATCTTCTTATTTTTCCAacgaaactatcggacttatcataaaatttcatagatattttttgtagacaactttatttcctacaaattatcattcaaaattttttcttaaactctgcattgttttctagttatttccattctAATGAAAagttcttaaaatcgatcaggaCAGAATTTTTTGGGAAgcttgtcattaaaataaaaataattcagtacTAAATTCCAGATATTGTTGACGTGTGATGTCAGACTCTAAAACCGATGGcgacaagaaaaataaaatccgagtAATCAGACgaagacataaaaatttaaattatcgagATCATCGCCGTTTacgtcaataaaattaaatatggcCGTGAATTTCAAAGTACCCCAGTTCAGCACAGAGAATCCAAAACTGTGGTTTGCGCAGGTTGAGGCTCAGTTCTTAACATTCCAGGTAACAACTGAGCGCGCCAAATTCGACCTGTTGATTCCGCTGCTTGGAACCTGCATCGCCGCTGAAGTGCAAGACACCGTCGTCAATCCTCTAGCAAACACACCGTACAGCGATTTAAAGGCCACGCTGATCAAATGCTTCGCGAAATCTGAGGATGCGCGCATTACGCAGCTTCTTGACAGAGAGAGACTCGTTGATCGGACTCCGTTGCAACATTTGCGCCATCCGCGTTCGCTAGTTCCCGGCATTGATAAGGCTCTATCATTGAAGCACGTTGGCTTACACGcatgccaaaaaaaattaaagtgtgTATTCGGTAGCTTTCAGCGCCGCAACATTTAACAAGCTCGCACGAGTCAGGTGACCATATGGTCGAGCGTATATCGCTCAAACCACAAGCTGCCGCTGCTACAGCAACTTCTTCATCATCAACCCCCGAGCACGGCGAGATTGCTGCACTACACCGAGAAATTGCGCAATTGGCGtaccaagtaaaaaaattgccGATGAACCGTGGTCGATCGAGATCTTGCACTCGATCACGGTCACGTGTATCGAAGAAGTTTGACGTCTGCTAGTACCATTACAAACATGGTGAAAATGCCCGATTATAAGCTCCCGGCTGTAAATGGCAGGGAAACTTAAGCGAAAATCAGTAGAGGTAGCTGATGATTCTCAATCGATTTCTTGCCACCTGTTGTAGCAAGCGTTATAGCTTAACAATTGTATGCCGCAAACAGCTCGATAATTCAAACCTATGACTTAAAGTCATTCAAATTGAACCTACAACTTCGCCGTGCAGACTTCTTATGCAatcataatgataataagtCATAACTTATTAGTCATCATAATGATAACAAGTCATAACTTATTAGTCGTCCTAAAACGAAAATGCCTTCGTGATGGCATAACTGGTTTACTGAAACCCGGAAATTCTCGACCGACATCGGTGGAAACTAATATTAGAGCGGTCGATGGCAATTCTGCGTATATGAAATTGTTGAGAGAATTCACCGATATTGCACGATCAGACACTTGTCAGCTTTAAACGAAAAAACATTCAATGGTGCTTCATAATCAAACATCACCAGGACCGCTAGATTCGTGCAAGGTAAGACGCTTGGCCCCAGATAAGCTTAAAATTGCTCAAGCTAAGTTCCGTAAAATGATCGAGAAAGGTATTTGCAGGCCATCCAACAGCACCTAGGCTTCACCACTTCATCTAGCACAGAAGAAGTCTGGAAGACGGAGGCCTGAGGTAATTACCGTCCGCTTGACGATCGAACGCTTAACGACAAATACTTGTTGGGTTATCTTGACGACTTTGCTGCATTTTTACATAgtaaaaacatattttcagTCATCGAATTGGCAAAAGCATTTTTGCAAATACCCGTTTCACCGGATGACGTGCCGAAAACGGTGATCATTACGCTGTTTGGACTATTCAAGTTCCGGTTTATGAGGATTGGGCTTAAAAACACGGCTCAAATATTTCAACAACTCATCGATGAGGTCACTCGTGACCTTGACTTCGTCTTTCCGTACATTGACGATATTTAAATCGCATCTAACGACGAAAAGCAACACATGGAAcacatgaaaatattattcgagCGTCTTCGTGAATACGGATTGGCAATTAATGTACCGAAATGCCAGTTTGCTCTACCGGAAGTAAAATTTCTCGGCCATGTCATCATTAAATATGGAATTAAGCCGTTACCGGAAAAAGTCGAGGTGATTGTTAATCTCGAGCCTCCTACCACTGTAAAAGCTCTTCGTTGATTTCTCGGCACAGTGAATTTCTACAGAAAGTTCATCAAGAACGCTGCAGAAATTTTAGCACCGCTTAGAAAAATTATGGAAGGACCCAAAGTCGAAGGCTCTCATTCAGTCAACTGGACAACCGAACTTCACGAGACTTTTAAGTCAGCTAAACGAGCTCTCGCCAATGCTACACTGTTAGTTCACCCCAAAATCGATGCTGACTGGGCAATATTCACCGACGCATCCGAAACCGATATTGGAGCCgttttacaacaaaaattgaataacaACTGGCAGCCACTGGCATTTTTTAGTCGAAAAGTGTCCCTGtcgattcaaaaattgtcGACGTACGACCGCGAGTTGAACGGCATCTACGAggctgtaaaataatttcggcACATATTTGAAGGCTGGCGTGTTAGGATCTACACCGATCACAAGCCGCTTCAGCACGCTTACAAACAGCGCACCGGAAGAGCATCGCCTTGGTAATTTTGTCGACTCGATTTCATCGGTCAATTCACCACCGATATTCGATGTGTGTCGGGTACCGACAACATTGTCGCTGACACATTGTCACCTGTTGAAGCAGTATCCACTACTATAACGTCGCAAGAACTCGCTGACGCTCAACAAACCGACGCCAAACTTCAGGAATTGTTTCGTCAAACAACctggtttaaatttaaagacgATACAACTCGATAATGGACCTGCACTGTGTTGTGACACCGCGTCAGGTATAGTGCGTCCATACGTTCCGGAGCCGCTGAGAAAAAATTGTTCGACTCGCTACACACGCTCGCTCACCCTGGAATCAGAGGTTCGCTCGAACTTGTCTCCAAACGATACGTCTGTCCATTGATTAATAAAGATTGCCGTGAATAAGCGAAATCTTGCATCGATtgccagaaaaataaaattcagacaCGTGTCATCACCGATCGCCAGTTTTGAACCTCCAACTAAACGATTCAAGCACATTCATATCAATCTAGTGTTTCTAAAATCGTCAAGAGGCTTTAACCAGTGCTTAACGATTATTGACCGATTCACTAATTTTCTTGAGACTGTCCCGTTATCTAATGGAACTGCAGAAATGATATCAGACGCACTATCGCTGCACTGGATTTTACGCCTCGAAGTACCGAAACGTACAACTTCGGACCAAGATCCGCAGTTTGAATCATTGTTATTCCAATCGTTTTAAAATTGTATGGTGTAAAACACCAGCATACCACACCATATCATCCGCAAGCCAATCGTCTAGCCGAACGTTTACATCGTCAGCTTAAATCAGCACTTTTGTGTCACCAAGAGTCATGGTAGGACGCATTCCCAACCGTTTTGCTCGGCTTACGCGCTGCTTTGAAAAATGACATACAGACAACACGTGCTGAATTAGTATACGGTAAGCCTATCCGATTGACCGGTGAGTTAGTATCTCCCACTAACAAAACTATGCCTCATGACATTGTCAATACATCAAATCatcatttcaatttattggAACCGGCCGAAATGTCACGTCACGGCAAGCATTCTGTTTTCTGTTACAGGAACCTTACTACTTGTAGTCACGGACCATCTTTCTCAGCGCCGTACGAAGGTCCACATCGTGTAATAACCCGATACGATAAATACTCCATCGTCGATTTCCGAGGACGACAAATCGCCATTACAGTTGATAGATTGAAGCCCGTTTACAAAACGAATTCAGTCAATACGGCGGAAATAACATCAACCAATAACACAGCAAACGAGACTCAAAAATGCCGAGTCCGgttgaacatttaaaaatttacgcgatttaatttttttatataaaagttttttgttgCAAAGTAAGAATTCACCACTGTATTAAACTCACTCATTAACTTATTGATTTATTCATATCATTTGTAGATATtccattactttaattatcatgtattgaataaaaaaaaaaacgacaagTTCTGTAGCATTGCTACAGTAAAAAACGATCGATTAATTTCGGCCAATTACGTCGaacatcaatttttctatattcCGTCTTTACCTGATTCGTAGAGACACAATAAGTTATACCGCTGGACTGCATACACGCATCTAAGCATTTTCTATTGTATTCTCAATTTTACTGTGTTAAGCTCgtacgttaaataaaaaaatttattaaatatttaaatttttaccttaaattttcagcgtagtcatAGTCTAAGAGCCGGACCTACTTCGACCTTCACCGATCCTGCAACCTAAgaagatatatttttcaaaacgcttagataataaataaatacgcaTATAATAGCTTGTCTATCAAAATCCTGACcaggttatttttaaatgaattactaaaaattaaattctttaccGTTCTTGCAACTTGCCAAATTATACTCTAACCGACAGCAAATAATGCATAGAATATGACACGGTAGCCTTGTCTATATTTCTTGACAACACTACCTGGCAAGCGGGTATAAACAGGtaagtcaatataaaaaactcCACCGATCTATGAATTGCTTGAATTTCATACCAAAAtgtagttaattttataacaaacacGATGGTATAGGATTTCCTACGAAAACCTGGTCATTAATATCCATTGTCAGGctttgaagtttgaaaatcgGAACAAACAGTGGTGCGCGAGAGAGAAAGTCGAGCGGCAAAAGTCCATGCGTTAGAAGAAGACATAACATGACAGTTGTGCGCGCTATATTCTCGAGATGTAGACTACTGCTCATTCTCTGTCTCATACTTCTTATTATTACTTAGAATTATTTTGGAGCAAtcgacaataaaatttatttattttataattatcgattatttcacttatatttataattatattaattatatctataattataataattttagtatatatataataaaaaatatatcctaattataaatgaaaatatatatattcagtttttatattttaacttttaactaAGAAAACTTGAGTATAAGCAaaggaaatataaaattaatgaaaaaaaaattgaataatatttattacatttgtaattttttaaaatatttattaaatattattttatttttttttttcattaattttctatttcctttGCTTATACCTAAGTTTTCTtagttaaaagttaaaatataaaaacttaatatatatattctcatttataattaggacatattttttattatatatatactaacattattataatcatagatataattaatataattataaatataactaaaatagtctataattataaaataaacaaattttattgtcgaTTGCTCCAAAATAATTCCGAGTAATAATAAGAAGTATGAGACAGTGCATGCGCAGTAGTCTACATCTCGAGAATATAGCACGCACAACTGTCATGTTATGTCTTTTTCTAACGGATGGACTTTTGCCGCTCGACTTTCTCTCTCGCGCACTACTGTTTGTTccgatttttaaacttcaaagccTGACAATGGATATTAATGACCGGGTTTTCGTAGGAAATCCTATACCATCgtgtttgttataaaattaactacaTTTTGGTATAAAATTCAAGCAGTTCATAGATCGGTGgagttttttatattgacttaCCTGTTCATACCCGCTTGCCAAGTAGTTTGGTCAAGAAACAGATAGGCAAGGCGACCGTGGCATATTCTATGCATTATTTGCTGTCGGTTAGAGTATAATGTGGCAAGTTGCAAGAACGGTAAAcaatctaatttttattaattcatttaaaaatagccTGGTTAGAATTTCGATAGGCAAGCTATTATAGgcgtatttatctattatctaggcgtttttaaaagtatatctCATTAGGTTGCAGGATCCATGAAGGTCGGAATAGGTCCAGCTCTCGTACTATCATGATTTCAGAAATTTAAACTATTgttgccacgagaaagaaaaaaattcgaaataaaaaattcaagtttcgATCATTtctgatattttcaaaattcgtgagagacctcttgaaaattttttatcgagctgatttttgaagaaaggcttcttaaaacactGTAAGCTAGCAAATTTACATC
This genomic interval carries:
- the LOC106693953 gene encoding uncharacterized protein LOC106693953; the encoded protein is MAVNFKVPQFSTENPKLWFAQVEAQFLTFQVTTERAKFDLLIPLLGTCIAAEVQDTVVNPLANTPYSDLKATLIKCFAKSEDARITQLLDRERLVDRTPLQHLRHPRSLVPGIDKALSLKHLSAPQHLTSSHESGDHMVERISLKPQAAAATATSSSSTPEHGEIAALHREIAQLAYQVKKLPMNRGRSRSCTRSRSRVSKKFDVC